The following proteins come from a genomic window of Aquimarina sp. MAR_2010_214:
- a CDS encoding RNA polymerase sigma-70 factor: MKERILYDSFRKLFEKHYAELCSLAYNYLKDTERSKDIVQEVFIKVWEKKKDLVQESNAHYYLFTAVKNNCIDVLRKHKYTLSLSDDAVANKVADEETDTIEKKQNEPTTQEFIQKALDELPPKCRVIFMMSRLDAMTYQQIADKLEISVKTVENQMGKAIRIMREYIKRHDIPTILILIVKSMLKENRGFLI; encoded by the coding sequence ATGAAAGAGAGAATATTATATGATAGCTTTAGGAAATTATTTGAAAAGCATTACGCTGAATTATGCTCATTGGCCTATAATTATCTTAAAGACACCGAAAGGAGTAAGGATATAGTTCAAGAAGTATTTATTAAGGTATGGGAAAAGAAAAAAGATTTAGTACAGGAGTCCAATGCTCATTATTATCTTTTCACAGCAGTAAAGAACAATTGTATCGATGTGCTTAGAAAGCATAAGTATACACTCTCTCTAAGTGATGATGCTGTAGCAAACAAAGTAGCGGATGAAGAAACTGATACTATAGAAAAAAAACAGAATGAACCAACGACACAAGAGTTTATTCAAAAAGCCTTAGATGAGTTACCCCCAAAATGTAGAGTTATATTTATGATGAGTAGACTAGATGCTATGACCTATCAACAAATAGCAGACAAACTAGAGATATCTGTAAAAACTGTAGAAAATCAGATGGGTAAGGCGATACGGATAATGCGAGAATATATTAAAAGGCATGATATACCAACAATATTAATTCTTATTGTTAAATCTATGTTGAAAGAGAATAGGGGTTTTTTAATATAA
- a CDS encoding FecR family protein: MGDINKILAKHFSDQLTVDEESVLTQWKKENPEEFLKLESIWKNTKITDHKNLFDVTEAWTVLDEKLNKESQPKVRKLNTFSIKNWRIAASFAVLIGLSISMLWFLDPNITMQTSQSVKTIVLPDGSKVTLNKNSELSYPKKFDDSKRVLSLTGEAFFEVTPDANKPFEVSANNVLVTVLGTSFNVRSKDDNYTEVVVETGKVSVDTKTDGTQKIILTPGEKGIYKNSQLGKENNKDKNFIAWKTGIFVFENEPLNKIIIRLAEFYDASVVVEGNVSQCFASVVFENQTLNECLKELQLLFGFEIHHEENNVIKLKEITCK, translated from the coding sequence ATGGGAGATATAAATAAAATACTTGCAAAGCATTTTTCAGACCAACTTACGGTAGATGAAGAATCAGTATTGACCCAATGGAAAAAAGAAAATCCAGAAGAATTCTTAAAACTGGAATCCATATGGAAAAATACTAAGATAACAGACCATAAAAACTTATTTGATGTTACAGAGGCTTGGACAGTGCTAGACGAGAAATTAAATAAAGAAAGCCAACCTAAGGTAAGAAAACTGAATACGTTTAGTATAAAAAACTGGAGAATAGCGGCTTCCTTTGCAGTGTTGATCGGGTTATCAATTTCTATGTTATGGTTTTTAGATCCTAATATAACAATGCAGACGTCTCAATCGGTAAAAACAATAGTGCTGCCCGATGGATCAAAGGTCACGTTAAATAAAAACTCAGAATTAAGCTATCCTAAAAAGTTTGATGACTCTAAAAGAGTATTATCTCTTACAGGAGAAGCTTTTTTTGAAGTTACTCCGGATGCTAATAAACCATTTGAGGTATCTGCTAATAATGTATTAGTAACGGTTTTGGGCACCTCATTCAATGTAAGATCTAAAGATGATAATTATACCGAAGTCGTTGTTGAAACCGGAAAAGTTTCAGTCGACACCAAAACCGATGGAACCCAAAAAATAATACTCACCCCTGGGGAGAAAGGAATTTATAAGAATTCGCAATTAGGTAAGGAAAATAATAAGGATAAAAATTTTATAGCCTGGAAAACAGGTATCTTTGTGTTTGAAAATGAGCCTCTTAACAAAATTATAATACGATTGGCAGAATTTTATGATGCTTCTGTTGTTGTTGAAGGTAATGTATCTCAGTGCTTTGCTTCTGTTGTATTTGAGAATCAAACATTAAATGAATGTCTTAAAGAATTACAACTGCTTTTTGGTTTTGAGATTCATCATGAAGAAAATAATGTCATTAAGCTAAAGGAAATAACTTGTAAGTGA
- a CDS encoding TonB-dependent receptor, whose amino-acid sequence MIKKRNWIIVILLLCFIGSYAQSDPDILLREIYVSNQETNALEILQLIKKANIKLAYSSNDTDLDREVLLNKNKYTVKELLGLIIADSDLRIVERKGKILLTSQPIHSSNKNTISGFVKDADSNEVLIGATIYIPGTGKGVVTNFFGFYSLSLPNDNYELETSFVGFKKQKIKADLTSGDLKHNFYLNADYQLDPVTLISDYDTKKLHNKSNKRITKEEIDNVPVLLGESDPLKVLKLAAGVSGGVGSSTLLNVRGGNSDENLVLLDGIPVYNYNHLSGIVSIFNTHAIKHVDFYKGQFPAQYNGRLSSVIDVRTKDGHMKAYHGNLSLSPLTFSGSLEGPIQKNKSSFVSNFRRSSVDLINNLGSEGLGYYFYDYNFKANYLFGNSDRIYLSVYIGKDNLKVKKSELFDNLRLNWGNQLVSFKWNHVYNARVFQHSSLTYSNFENNFLGNLFENGSSEDESNINSKLGNQIRDFSLNTEIEYYASEKIKTNFGVNLKFLRFDQSYSRFKLSEVLASNQERNKSMNFDVYIENRIKINNKFLVKTGVNMTNYFLSSKVYNYFLPRLSIYYTPGTKNTFFGSFSSVSQFNHEITSGSYSLPNELRAPSTKKIPPKRSTTFEIGYNYDFNKKDKLSVQAYYKEIEGVLIYRPGQNIFNNNLALNWEDRIVYGKGTRKGVELEITKHLGEKVKLTTSYTLSKADNRFDNINQGNPFPSAFDYRHVSSTSVNMNFIKNISITSVFNYSTGKRIGIPIYSYTDFDTAIDVNNSNESLTLLAPSPNSHQLSDNYSFDIGATYKKKYKNNHVLNLGAGIYNLFSNAPPLLSYATLSENNDKIELIQIKLAKIIPYLSISYKF is encoded by the coding sequence GTGATAAAAAAACGAAATTGGATTATTGTAATCCTTTTATTATGTTTCATAGGTAGTTATGCTCAGAGTGACCCAGATATTTTATTAAGGGAAATTTATGTAAGCAACCAAGAGACTAATGCTTTAGAAATACTTCAATTAATAAAAAAGGCGAATATAAAATTAGCGTATAGCTCAAATGATACTGATTTAGATAGAGAAGTATTGTTAAACAAAAATAAGTATACAGTAAAAGAACTTTTAGGTTTAATTATAGCAGATAGTGACCTTAGGATAGTTGAAAGAAAAGGAAAAATACTACTAACATCTCAGCCCATCCATTCTTCTAATAAAAATACAATTAGTGGTTTTGTAAAAGATGCAGATTCAAATGAAGTACTGATAGGAGCAACTATATATATACCAGGTACTGGTAAAGGGGTGGTTACCAATTTTTTTGGTTTTTATAGTTTAAGTCTTCCTAATGATAATTATGAGCTAGAGACTAGCTTTGTTGGCTTTAAAAAACAAAAAATAAAAGCAGATTTAACAAGTGGTGATCTAAAACATAATTTCTATTTGAACGCAGACTATCAATTAGATCCCGTTACACTCATTTCTGATTACGATACAAAAAAGTTACATAATAAAAGCAATAAACGTATTACCAAAGAAGAGATAGATAATGTTCCTGTTTTATTAGGAGAGAGTGATCCACTTAAGGTATTAAAATTGGCTGCAGGGGTATCAGGAGGTGTAGGTAGTTCAACATTACTGAATGTTAGAGGTGGTAATTCTGATGAAAATCTGGTTTTACTCGATGGCATACCTGTATATAATTATAATCATTTAAGTGGTATAGTTTCTATATTTAATACTCATGCAATTAAGCATGTCGATTTTTATAAGGGGCAGTTTCCTGCTCAATATAATGGAAGATTGTCCTCTGTGATCGATGTCCGCACCAAAGATGGACATATGAAAGCATATCATGGTAATCTAAGTTTAAGCCCATTGACTTTTTCAGGATCTTTAGAAGGTCCTATTCAAAAGAATAAATCTTCTTTTGTTTCCAATTTTAGAAGAAGTTCTGTGGATTTAATTAATAATTTAGGATCCGAAGGTTTAGGCTATTATTTCTACGATTATAATTTTAAAGCCAATTATTTATTTGGCAATTCAGACAGGATTTACCTTAGTGTTTATATAGGCAAAGACAATTTGAAAGTGAAAAAATCTGAACTTTTTGATAATCTTAGATTAAATTGGGGTAATCAACTTGTTTCTTTTAAATGGAACCATGTTTATAATGCTCGCGTATTTCAGCATTCGAGTTTAACGTATAGTAATTTTGAAAATAATTTTTTGGGTAATTTATTTGAGAATGGCTCTAGTGAAGATGAATCCAATATCAATTCTAAATTAGGTAATCAAATTAGGGATTTCAGTTTAAATACAGAAATAGAATACTATGCTTCAGAAAAAATTAAAACTAATTTTGGGGTTAACCTTAAATTTCTACGATTTGACCAATCATATTCTAGATTTAAATTAAGTGAAGTTTTAGCATCTAATCAAGAAAGAAACAAGTCTATGAATTTTGATGTTTATATAGAAAATAGGATCAAAATAAACAACAAATTTCTAGTAAAAACTGGTGTTAATATGACCAACTATTTTTTATCTTCAAAAGTTTATAATTATTTTTTACCTCGATTATCGATTTACTATACTCCGGGCACAAAAAATACTTTTTTTGGTTCATTTTCATCGGTTTCGCAGTTTAATCATGAAATTACTTCTGGATCTTATTCTTTGCCTAATGAATTACGAGCACCAAGTACAAAAAAGATACCTCCTAAGCGATCAACAACTTTTGAAATAGGGTATAACTATGATTTCAACAAAAAGGATAAATTAAGCGTACAGGCATATTACAAAGAAATAGAAGGTGTACTAATTTATCGTCCCGGTCAGAATATATTTAATAATAACCTGGCATTAAATTGGGAAGATCGAATAGTTTATGGAAAAGGCACCCGAAAAGGGGTAGAGCTCGAAATCACTAAGCATCTGGGAGAAAAAGTAAAATTGACGACTTCTTATACACTTTCTAAGGCCGATAATAGGTTTGATAACATCAATCAAGGTAACCCATTTCCTTCTGCATTTGATTATAGACATGTTTCGAGTACTTCTGTTAATATGAACTTTATTAAAAATATATCTATCACTTCAGTATTTAACTATAGTACAGGAAAACGAATAGGCATTCCTATATACAGCTACACAGATTTTGATACTGCAATAGATGTTAATAACTCAAATGAGTCTTTAACCCTTCTGGCGCCTTCACCTAACTCACACCAATTATCAGATAACTATAGTTTTGATATTGGGGCTACCTATAAAAAGAAGTATAAAAACAATCATGTTCTAAATCTAGGTGCCGGTATTTACAATCTTTTTAGTAATGCCCCACCATTATTATCCTATGCAACATTAAGTGAAAACAATGATAAGATAGAGTTGATACAAATAAAATTGGCAAAAATAATTCCTTATCTAAGTATTTCTTATAAATTCTAA
- a CDS encoding DUF4249 family protein: protein MRTHLLIPITIFLFLMNSCKEESIELPVFEKENKIALIGELNQTDPTQIVLAEAGNLTTGSPIKVIKEGKVVILDTEDKIVDELYYDKETKKWKSIGLNQIKAGLRYKISAQLDKQVITSSTLVPKPIDVTITKVTKEVSEVFIEINIENPNEISVSCTIAILSKIKSINDPFPTDGYSRTPIYTNDEETDNYRFNEFTPPFNKVFLQVKEKAKKRIRISVKKNDLDTEFDDYFLWVKSMEKNYYKYLYDYEIQKQVLTYANLPQLNSNITEGVGFWGGCFKSSQKITF, encoded by the coding sequence ATGAGAACACATCTTTTAATACCGATTACCATATTTCTATTCCTAATGAATTCTTGTAAGGAAGAATCTATTGAGCTTCCAGTATTTGAAAAAGAGAACAAAATTGCATTAATTGGAGAGCTAAATCAAACAGATCCTACTCAGATTGTCTTGGCAGAGGCCGGAAATTTAACAACTGGCTCCCCGATAAAGGTAATTAAAGAAGGTAAGGTTGTTATACTAGACACCGAAGATAAAATAGTAGATGAATTATACTATGATAAAGAAACAAAAAAATGGAAATCAATAGGATTAAATCAAATAAAAGCAGGTTTAAGGTATAAAATTAGTGCTCAATTAGATAAACAAGTAATAACATCAAGTACTTTAGTACCGAAACCTATTGATGTAACAATTACAAAAGTTACAAAAGAAGTATCAGAAGTTTTTATCGAAATAAATATAGAGAACCCTAATGAGATATCTGTTTCTTGTACAATTGCGATACTATCAAAGATAAAATCTATTAATGATCCATTTCCTACGGATGGGTATTCAAGAACTCCTATATATACAAATGATGAGGAAACAGATAACTATCGATTTAATGAGTTTACCCCTCCGTTTAATAAAGTGTTTTTGCAGGTAAAAGAAAAAGCTAAAAAAAGAATACGTATTTCTGTTAAAAAGAATGATTTAGATACTGAATTTGATGATTATTTTCTTTGGGTTAAGTCTATGGAAAAAAACTATTATAAATATTTGTATGATTATGAAATACAAAAACAAGTACTTACATACGCAAACCTACCACAGTTAAATAGTAATATTACTGAAGGAGTAGGGTTTTGGGGAGGATGTTTTAAAAGTTCTCAAAAAATAACATTTTGA